From Archaeoglobus sulfaticallidus PM70-1:
ACATTGCCGAAATTAGCATGATTAGCAGAAAGAGGATTAGTGCAGACCTTCTTGAAATACTTCTTCCTTAACTTTTTCAATTCCAGCCGGGATACGCTCAATAATTTCATTGAACTTTTGTTGACTGCATTCTGTAAATTCCTTACGATTTTATGGTAAAAGCGAAATAATTAAACGATGAGATATGGCTTTCTGCCTATGAAATTCCTTATGGAGAATGAGGTTAAGGACATACTTGAAGATTATGGCATAAAAACTGCAAAATGCCTTTTTGCGAGAGATGAGGATGAGGCTGTGGAATATGCTAAACAGATAGGATATCCTGTTGTGATGAAAGTTGCATCCAGAAAGATCATTCACAAGAGCGATGTTGGTGGGGTTCTGCTGAATCTGAACAGCGAGGAAGAGGTCAGGCAGGGTTTCAGGAAGCTCATCAGCATAAAGGATGTTGAGGGAGTTAATGTCCAGCCCGCTCTGAAAAAGGGTATAGAGGTTATAGTTGGTGTGTCTGAGAACGAGCAGTTCGGAAGCGTTGTAATGTTCGGTCTTGGTGGTGTTTTCGTCGAGGTTTTAAAAGATGTCTCAATGAGACTGCTTCCGTTAAGCAGAAAGGATGCTGAAGAGATGGTAAAAGAAATTAAAGGATACAGGCTGCTTGAAGGCTACAGAAACTATAAAGGAGATGTTAAGGCTCTGGTTGATCTTTTGCTGAAGCTGAACGATGTTGTCGAGGAGCAGAACATAATAGAAATGGATCTGAACCCAATCTTCGTTTACGAGGATGGCTATGCTGTTGCGGATGCTAGGGCGGTTGTAGGAAAAAGAAGAGAGTTTGATAGGGTTACTAAAAAAGATCTTCACAGGCTGTTCTATCCTGAGAGTGTTGCGATAATCGGAGCATCAAGAACAGTCGGGAAACCGGGCTACAACATAGTATGGAACCTAAAGCAGCATGGATTCAGGGGCAGAATATATCCTGTCAACCCAAATGCGGATAAGATACTCGACTACAAGTGCTATCCCAGCATTCTGGACATACCTGATGAGATAGACATGGCGATAATAGCCGTGCCGGCGAAACTCGTGCCACAGGTTATGGAGCAGTGTGCAGAGAAGCATGTAAAGGGTGCGGTTATAGTCAGCTCCGGATTCAGCGAGGAGGGAGAAATTGGGGCTGAATATGAGAGAAGGGTGCTTGAAATAGCCAAAAGCAGCGGGATCAGAATATTCGGACCGAACACCACAGGAGTTCTGAACACAGATAACGGATTCATAACAACCTTCGCCAAAATGCCGATAATAAAGGTTGGGGATATTGGCATTGTCGCCCAGACTGGGCTGTTTCTTGGAATAATCATGGCCCATGTGGCAACCAGCCATCCGAGCATAGGATTCAGCAAGATAGTTGGAATGGGAAACAAGATAGATGTTGAAGATTATGAGGTTCTCGACTTTCTGCTTGATGACGAGAAAACAAAGGTTATAGGAATGTACATTGAAGGCTTGAAGAATGGAAGGAGTTTCTACGAGATCTCAAGAGAGGCTGAAAAGCCAATAGTTGTTTTCAAGAGTGGGAGAAGCGATTACGGGAAAAAAGCTGCTATGAGCCATACAGCTTCAATTTGCGGTGATGATGAGGTTTTCTCTGCGATGTGCAAACAGGCGAATATAACGAGGGTTTATAGCTTCGAAGAGATGTTCAATGTTACTAAGGCTTTCTCCCTCCAGCCACTCCCCTCAGGAGATAATGTGGCATTAATACACTACACAGGCTCGGGATGCGTTCAGGGTGCCGATGCGATCTACTTCAACAACTTGAAGCTTGCTGAGCTCTCAGAGGAGACTGTTAAGAAAATAGAGGAGGTTACACCAGAGTGGCACAGGGTCAACAACCCCCTCGACATCTGGCCGATGGTTGAATACTATGGCCCCTACAGAGCATACGATACGGCAATTAACGCATTGTTGAGCGATGAAAATGTTGACTCGCTGGTGGTTGCGATGTGGGCGGGGATAGACATCGGAGGAAGTATATACAATCCAGACTTCAAAAAAATCAAAGAATATGGTAAACCAGTTTACTTCGTTGCTGAGGGTTTGAGAGAGGGAGTTTTCGAGACCAAAAATAGATATGAGTTCAACGGCTTTCCTGTGTACCCTGATATAATCACAGCGGTCAATGTGCTTGGCAAGGTTAGCAGATATGCACGCAGATGGGATTGAGAATTAAGGGCCGTGGGAGTCAGTCTTCGTAGGGTGTCGTGAGAATTTCCCTTATCTTTTTCGCTGTTTTTACTCCAACTTTCGGTACCTTGACAAGCTCGTCAACATCTGCTGTTGCTATCCTCTCGATCGTTTTGAAGTGTTTGAGCAGATTTCTTGCAATGACGGGGCCTATATTCGATATGGATGATACTATGTACTCCTGCTGCTCCTTCAAATCCATCTTCGTCTTTCCGGAATGAACTGCTACCTCTCTCGAAAGAAGCTTCTGCTCTCTTCTCGCGATGGCGAGCAGTATCTCTGCTGTCTCAATCTCGTTCTTCGTCTGGATTATAGGTATCGATAGATCAACGGCTATCGCCGCAATAGCCCCTCTGATGGCATTCGGATGTATTCTGCCATACAGCTCCCCTTCTATTATCAGTATGGGCTTTTGATAGCTTTTTTTAAGCTCCAAAAGTTGATTGAAGATGTTCCTGTCAGCGGATGTTATGCTATCTATGAAATCTTCAGCCGTCTTTCTCTCCACACCAACCCTATCGCTCAGAACATAGTCTGCTGCCTCGAGGTTCCTGATCTTTATCTCAGCGTGCTTGAAGAGTTCTTTGACAACTCCGCTCTTCATCTCTCTCGAATCGACATAGATCACCACCTCCTTGCTCTCTTCAGGCCTCTTGTATTCAGCAGTGGCTTTGCTCCTAAGCCACTCCTTAACCCTGTATATCTGCTCATACATCAGCCTCTCCTTCCTCAGGCTCGACCAGTAATAAGCCTCATCTCTCGTTCCCTTGGCTATCAGCACAATTATTTTCCCCTTCCTGAACCTTCCGGTTCTTCCCTTTCGCTGTATCGCCCTTATCTCTGAGGGGACTGCTTCGTAAAATATCACGAGGTCTGTAGCTGGAATATCCAGTCCCTCTTCCCCAACAGAGGTTGCAACGAGGACATTGAACTCTCCTTTCCTGAACTTCTCAACAACCTCTATCTGCTCCTTCTGCCTCATACCCTTGTCATCTATCCTGCTGGACTGGCCAACGAACCTTGCAGCCCTGATATTCTCAAGCCTGTTAAGCTCCTTTACCAGGACTTCTGCTGTATCCCGGTATGTGCAGAAAACTATCGCTCTCATGTCATCCTTGAGCCCTTTAAGCACTTCCTTGATCTTCTCCAGCTTTGGATGATCGATCGTGCACTTCATCGCTTTGAACATAACCTCCCTGAAGATCGGATCTGAAACGAGGTTTCTGGATGCCTTGCTACCTCCTTTCGATTTGCTCTCCTTCACAAGCCTTTTGAGATAATTTTTAAGGGCATCGAGCCCCTGAGTTTCGATCAGCTCGATTCCATGAACGATTTTCATTACCTCCGCCATCAGAGAGATTGCTTCGAAGGTTTCCGGATCCTTGCTCTCCATCGCCATCATTTGCAGGGATTCCTGAATTGCAAGCAGCTCTCTCTTGGTATTATATGATACATTTATTCCGAGCTTCTCGAGCCTCTTTAATCGGATCTCCAGAGCTTTCTGAAACTTCTCCCTGACATCCTTTAGCTCATCAGGAATGTCAACCTTTATCCATACGATCTCCTTCTCGTGGATGTAGGGCTTGACATCGGGATCGAACTCGGTTCTTACCTCAACCTCCTCTATGCCAAGGTTCTCAACGACCTCCTTTATCCTCTCGATATCACTTCCCGGACTGGCTGTTATTCCAAGAATCAACGGGTTTTTTGCAGTTTCAAGATAGTGCTTCGCTATGAACACATAGGAGTAGTTCCCTACAGCCCTGTGTGCCTCATCAAAGGTTATGTGAACAACATCCTCCAAGCTCAGTCTGCCGGCTATGATGTCATTCTCAATAACCTGAGGTGTTGAAACTATTATTCTTGCCATGCCATAAAGCTCAGCCCTTTTTTCCGGGCCTATTTCTCCTGAGAGAGTTATTATCTCATCAGCATCAATCTTCAGATTCTTCCTCAAAAACTCAGCATGCTGCTCAACAAGTGGCTTTGTCGGAGCAAGAAACAGGGCTTTTCCACCATAGTTAAGCAGCCGTGAGGCTATCACATATAATGCAATAACGGTCTTGCCCAGTCCTGTTGGGAGAACTACCAGTGTGTTTCTGAGCAGGGCAGTTGCAGATATGGATACCTGATACGCCCTTCTCTCGATGGCCTTCTCCC
This genomic window contains:
- a CDS encoding acetate--CoA ligase, giving the protein MKFLMENEVKDILEDYGIKTAKCLFARDEDEAVEYAKQIGYPVVMKVASRKIIHKSDVGGVLLNLNSEEEVRQGFRKLISIKDVEGVNVQPALKKGIEVIVGVSENEQFGSVVMFGLGGVFVEVLKDVSMRLLPLSRKDAEEMVKEIKGYRLLEGYRNYKGDVKALVDLLLKLNDVVEEQNIIEMDLNPIFVYEDGYAVADARAVVGKRREFDRVTKKDLHRLFYPESVAIIGASRTVGKPGYNIVWNLKQHGFRGRIYPVNPNADKILDYKCYPSILDIPDEIDMAIIAVPAKLVPQVMEQCAEKHVKGAVIVSSGFSEEGEIGAEYERRVLEIAKSSGIRIFGPNTTGVLNTDNGFITTFAKMPIIKVGDIGIVAQTGLFLGIIMAHVATSHPSIGFSKIVGMGNKIDVEDYEVLDFLLDDEKTKVIGMYIEGLKNGRSFYEISREAEKPIVVFKSGRSDYGKKAAMSHTASICGDDEVFSAMCKQANITRVYSFEEMFNVTKAFSLQPLPSGDNVALIHYTGSGCVQGADAIYFNNLKLAELSEETVKKIEEVTPEWHRVNNPLDIWPMVEYYGPYRAYDTAINALLSDENVDSLVVAMWAGIDIGGSIYNPDFKKIKEYGKPVYFVAEGLREGVFETKNRYEFNGFPVYPDIITAVNVLGKVSRYARRWD
- a CDS encoding DEAD/DEAH box helicase gives rise to the protein MSVIKKSKGELTLDFFTEKEYISHPLIREKAIERRAYQVSISATALLRNTLVVLPTGLGKTVIALYVIASRLLNYGGKALFLAPTKPLVEQHAEFLRKNLKIDADEIITLSGEIGPEKRAELYGMARIIVSTPQVIENDIIAGRLSLEDVVHITFDEAHRAVGNYSYVFIAKHYLETAKNPLILGITASPGSDIERIKEVVENLGIEEVEVRTEFDPDVKPYIHEKEIVWIKVDIPDELKDVREKFQKALEIRLKRLEKLGINVSYNTKRELLAIQESLQMMAMESKDPETFEAISLMAEVMKIVHGIELIETQGLDALKNYLKRLVKESKSKGGSKASRNLVSDPIFREVMFKAMKCTIDHPKLEKIKEVLKGLKDDMRAIVFCTYRDTAEVLVKELNRLENIRAARFVGQSSRIDDKGMRQKEQIEVVEKFRKGEFNVLVATSVGEEGLDIPATDLVIFYEAVPSEIRAIQRKGRTGRFRKGKIIVLIAKGTRDEAYYWSSLRKERLMYEQIYRVKEWLRSKATAEYKRPEESKEVVIYVDSREMKSGVVKELFKHAEIKIRNLEAADYVLSDRVGVERKTAEDFIDSITSADRNIFNQLLELKKSYQKPILIIEGELYGRIHPNAIRGAIAAIAVDLSIPIIQTKNEIETAEILLAIARREQKLLSREVAVHSGKTKMDLKEQQEYIVSSISNIGPVIARNLLKHFKTIERIATADVDELVKVPKVGVKTAKKIREILTTPYED